The window ATGTGAAGTCTGATTAGTCAAGAGCGATGCAGATTGTGCCTGTAGCACCATCTGCTGCAGAGTAAGCTGATGCATCTGTTGTTGCTGCGGTTGCTGCATGTCTGATTTCGCCTGTGGTGCCCACGCCGTCATCAAACAGCTTGTCAAGTGATTCAGTATTCTTATCCAGAACTTCGTTGAAGCAAACAAGGTTGTTGTTGGTGAAGTCCATAACGTTAGCGGTTGAAGTACCTGATGTTGCAGTCATGGAACCGCCGAAAACGTGATCAGGTATATTGTCTGTTGCGCCGGCTGTGTCATAAAGATTTTCGCTTCTGAGTTCCTGCCAGAAGTTTACGTTATCAGACACTTTATTGTCTCTGTTTGCATCTGTCTGTGCGTCAGTTATATCGCCGGGAGTCTCTCCGGTTCTGTCGAGATATGCAAGATAAGCTGTCTGAACGTTTTGATAGTCTCTGTAAAGTCTTTTTGTTTTAGCGTTGGTCACAAGTTCCGTTCCTTTAACAACGCCGCCGAGAATAACACCGATAATCATAAGTACGATTGCGAGTTCTACGAGAGTAAAACCTTTGCTGTTGGACATTTTTTCCTCCTAGAGAATATTAATATTAATGCATAAGCATACTATATATTTTGTCGAAATCAATATGTAAAGGCAGTTTAACATAATATTCACAGAAATATCAAATCTCTTTACTGGTAGGGTGAACAAATATATACTATATTTTTATGTTGAATACTGTGCGGGGTTGTGTTATAACCCTTGTTCCGTTATGAAAGATAATTCCTGAGGTAAAGATAGATGAAAAAAGATATCCATCCTAAAGTAAACAACGTTGTTTTCAAATGTGCTTGCGGCGCAGAGATCCCTTCAACTTCAACAGTTGCTCCCGAAAAAGCTGTTGTAGCGATCTGCTCTTCATGCCACCCCTTCTTCACAGGTAAGCAGAAGTTCATCGATACTGCCGGCCGCGTTGAGAAGTTCATGAAGAAATACAACAAAGCAAAATAATTATACTGCATGGAAAACAGCGGCAATCGCAGGCAAGGGCTTAATGTTAAGCTGATTTCAAAGACAGCCGACGGAGAGCTTGTTTCTGCGTTGGCCGCTAAACTGTGCTATTCTGCGTCCGACATTGACGGACTGCTGGAAAAGATCAGCGGTCAGGAACAGTCGGACTTCATACATAAGATAGTGTCCATGGGCCACCATTCGGTACTGGAGCACCTGAACTTCACATTCGGCGTGGAGGGTGTCTCCCGTGCCCTGACACATCAGCTCGTCCGCCATCGAATCGCAAGCTATTCTCAGAAATCCCAGCGTTATGTTAAACACGGAAACGAGTTTGAGTATATCACTCCCCATACCGTTGCGGAAAACCCTGAACTTCTGGCTGAATATGAAAAGGCCATGGCTGAGATAGGCAAGGCATATGATGCTCTTCTTAAGGCCGGAGTGCCTGCGGAGGACGCAAGGTATGTTCTGCCCAACGCATGCGAAACCAAAATAATCATCACAATGAACGCAAGGGAACTTCTCCACTATTTCTCAATCCGCTGTTGCGAGCGTGCGCAGTGGGAGATCCGTGAGATGTCCTTTGAAATGCTGAAACTCTGCCGGAAAGAGGCTCCCTCCATTTTCGGAGATGCAGGCCCCGGATGTGTCCGTGGTGCTTGCCCCGAAGGCCAGTTCACCTGCGGCAAAGCGAAGGAAATCCGTAAAAAATTTACAGACATCAAAAACTTTCTTTAGCGTTTTTGTTCTAATATCTTATATTTCAACTAATCTGAATGGATAGAGATGCTCGTCACTCTGAGTGTAACGAAGAGTCTCTGACAGAGATTCTTCACTCCGTTCAGAATGACGGTTGGGAATAACGAATGTAAATCTCCCTTTGTGAAAGGGGAGGCAAAAATGGAGTTAACTAATAATGTCAAAACCAAACATCGGCGGTCAGGCGGTAATCGAAGGGGTCATGATGCGTGCACCCGAAAGATTCGTCATAGCCGTCCGCAAGAGCGAAAACGAGATCGTCCTTAAAAAAGAGGACGTTAAGCTGGACAGAAGCAAAATATTCAAGAAACCCCTCATAAGAGGCCTGATAGCCCTTTATGATTCACTTATCCTCGGCATCCGTGCGCTTAATTTCAGTGCATACCATTCAACGGGTGAGGGCGAAGAGCACATGAGCAAGGCCGCCACATTTTTCAGCATGGCGATGGGTATCGGTCTGGGGCTTCTGCTGTTCATCTATCTGCCCTTGCAGATAACCGAGCTGATGAAGCACCTGCTGCCGAGCCTCCATACTTCGTCTCTGCTGTATAATGCAGTGGACGGCGTTATCAGGGTGATATTCTTCGTGCTGTATGTGTGGGGGATATCGTTTCTGAAAGACATAAAGAGGGTATTTCAGTACCACGGAGCGGAACACAAGGCGATCTATGCCTACGAAGAGGGCGTGGAGCTGAACGTTGAGAACGCCAGAAAGATGAGCCGTTTTCACCCCCGCTGCGGAACCAGCTTCCTTATTATATTGATGCTGGTGTGCATACTGACCTTTTCGCTCATTCCCAACGACGCTCACTTCCTTGTTAAGCTGGGCGCAAGACTCTTCTTCATCCCCATCATAGCGGGTGTAAGCTATGAGATACTTAAGCTCAGCGGAAAGTTCCACAAGAACCCCGTTGTACGTTTTCTGATAATGCCGGGGCTTATGCTCCAGAAGATAACCACTCAGGAGCCGGACGACAGCCAGCTCGAAGTGGCTCTCATCTCCATCAGGGCTTCACTTGACATGGAGATACCCACCGAAGGGATAACAATAGTAGACTGAGGAATACATGTTTGACAAACTGCAGGAAGTAAAAGCAAATTTTGATGAAATGACCAAAAGGCTCACCGATCCGGATGTGATATCCGATCAGGAGCTTTTCATGAAGACCTCCAAGGATCATGCGGAGATGCGCCCCGTCGTTGAGAAATATGACGAGTATATGGCCGTTAAAAAGTCTCTGGAAGAGGCGAAGGCGATCGTTGCGTCGTCCGATGACAAAGACCTTGTTGAGCTTGCGGAAATGGAGCTTGAGGAGAACAAGGACGCTCTGGAGCGCATGGAGGGAGAGCTTAAAAAACTCCTGCTGAAAAAAGACCCCTACGATCACAAGAACATCTTCCTTGAGATAAGAGCCGGAACCGGCGGCGACGAGGCCTCCCTGTTTGCGGCGGTGCTTCTTAAAATGTACTCACGCTATGCCGAGATGAACGGCTGGAAGGTTGAGATAGTTGATTTCAACGACACCGGCGTCGGCGGCTATAAAGAGGTTGTGGCTCTTATCAAAGGCTACGGCGCATACAGCAAGCTGAAATTTGAGGCCGGAGGTCACAGGGTTCAGCGTGTTCCTGAGACCGAATCGGGCGGACGTATCCACACATCCGCATGTACCGTTGCGGTGCTTCCGGAAGCCGAGGATGTTGACGTTCAGATCGAGCAGAAAGACCTGCGTGTGGACGTTTACCGTGCGGGCGGCGCAGGCGGACAGCACATCAACACCACAGACTCTGCCGTGCGTATGACACACATTCCCACGGGAATAGTGGTCACCTGTCAGGATGAGCGAAGCCAGATCAAAAACCGTGAGAAAGCACTGAAACTGCTTAAATCAAGGATTCTTGAAGTTGAGATAGAGAAAAAGAACTCAGAAGAGGCGGCCAGCAGAAAACTTCAGGTGGGTTCAGGCGACAGAAGCGAACGGATCAGAACATATAACTTTCCCCAGAACAGGGTTACGGATCACCGTATAAAGGAATCCGCCAACCTCGACAGATTTCTGCTGGGCGAGATGGAAGAGATGATCGACGCTACGATCGCCTTCGATCAGGCGGAAAGGCTCAGAGAATCGGGTCTCTGATGAAGCTGGCGGAGTTTATCGGCTTCGTCCGTGAAAATTATCTGCCCAACAGACACGATGCCCTTGAGCTTGCCTCAAAGGCTTTCGATATCGAATATTCAAAGGTTCCTCTGCATCTGTCGGATGATGTGACGGTCTCGGAGGACGTTCAGAAAATGCTGGACAGGCTTGGCGAAGGCGAGCCGCTGGCATATGTCATAAATAACAAATCATTTTACGGTCTTGATATGTATGTGGACGGGCGGGTGCTGATACCCCGCCCCGAAACGGAACTCATAGTCAGCGAAGCCCTCCGGCACTTTAAGGGATGTCGTAGTCTGAAGATACTGGATGTTTGTACGGGGTCGGGGTGCATTCCTGCGGCGATACTGCATGAAATGCCTGACTGGACGGCCGACGTTCTGGATATAAGTGCGGATGCGCTGGCGGTGGCGGATATCAACCTGAACAGATACGCCGCCGGACGATACCGTCTGATTCAGGGCGATGCCCTGCGTCTGACAGAATATGTATGCGAAAAGTATGATATAATAACCTGTAACCCGCCCTACCTGACCGAGGAAGAG of the Seleniivibrio woodruffii genome contains:
- a CDS encoding type II secretion system protein, producing MSNSKGFTLVELAIVLMIIGVILGGVVKGTELVTNAKTKRLYRDYQNVQTAYLAYLDRTGETPGDITDAQTDANRDNKVSDNVNFWQELRSENLYDTAGATDNIPDHVFGGSMTATSGTSTANVMDFTNNNLVCFNEVLDKNTESLDKLFDDGVGTTGEIRHAATAATTDASAYSAADGATGTICIALD
- the rpmE gene encoding 50S ribosomal protein L31 produces the protein MKKDIHPKVNNVVFKCACGAEIPSTSTVAPEKAVVAICSSCHPFFTGKQKFIDTAGRVEKFMKKYNKAK
- the thyX gene encoding FAD-dependent thymidylate synthase translates to MENSGNRRQGLNVKLISKTADGELVSALAAKLCYSASDIDGLLEKISGQEQSDFIHKIVSMGHHSVLEHLNFTFGVEGVSRALTHQLVRHRIASYSQKSQRYVKHGNEFEYITPHTVAENPELLAEYEKAMAEIGKAYDALLKAGVPAEDARYVLPNACETKIIITMNARELLHYFSIRCCERAQWEIREMSFEMLKLCRKEAPSIFGDAGPGCVRGACPEGQFTCGKAKEIRKKFTDIKNFL
- a CDS encoding DUF1385 domain-containing protein; its protein translation is MSKPNIGGQAVIEGVMMRAPERFVIAVRKSENEIVLKKEDVKLDRSKIFKKPLIRGLIALYDSLILGIRALNFSAYHSTGEGEEHMSKAATFFSMAMGIGLGLLLFIYLPLQITELMKHLLPSLHTSSLLYNAVDGVIRVIFFVLYVWGISFLKDIKRVFQYHGAEHKAIYAYEEGVELNVENARKMSRFHPRCGTSFLIILMLVCILTFSLIPNDAHFLVKLGARLFFIPIIAGVSYEILKLSGKFHKNPVVRFLIMPGLMLQKITTQEPDDSQLEVALISIRASLDMEIPTEGITIVD
- the prfA gene encoding peptide chain release factor 1, producing MFDKLQEVKANFDEMTKRLTDPDVISDQELFMKTSKDHAEMRPVVEKYDEYMAVKKSLEEAKAIVASSDDKDLVELAEMELEENKDALERMEGELKKLLLKKDPYDHKNIFLEIRAGTGGDEASLFAAVLLKMYSRYAEMNGWKVEIVDFNDTGVGGYKEVVALIKGYGAYSKLKFEAGGHRVQRVPETESGGRIHTSACTVAVLPEAEDVDVQIEQKDLRVDVYRAGGAGGQHINTTDSAVRMTHIPTGIVVTCQDERSQIKNREKALKLLKSRILEVEIEKKNSEEAASRKLQVGSGDRSERIRTYNFPQNRVTDHRIKESANLDRFLLGEMEEMIDATIAFDQAERLRESGL
- the prmC gene encoding peptide chain release factor N(5)-glutamine methyltransferase — translated: MKLAEFIGFVRENYLPNRHDALELASKAFDIEYSKVPLHLSDDVTVSEDVQKMLDRLGEGEPLAYVINNKSFYGLDMYVDGRVLIPRPETELIVSEALRHFKGCRSLKILDVCTGSGCIPAAILHEMPDWTADVLDISADALAVADINLNRYAAGRYRLIQGDALRLTEYVCEKYDIITCNPPYLTEEEWEASPKSLKYEPKNALSDGGDGLLFYKKLLDMIPDLCHINGVALFELGQGQHESAAVLLKQNNYKKIKDYQGIERVLAWTNL